The segment ACCCGGGTCATCCTCACCGCGTTCCTGCTGCTCGGCTGCGGGCTCGTGGTCGGGCACGCCGACCTCATCGCCACGCTGGGCGCCGCCGCCTGGATCGGGCTCGGCGTGATCGGCCTGACCCAGCTCCTCGTCGTCGTCCACCGCCGCCTGACCTGAGCCGGGTCAGGCGGGGCCGATGAGGGTGTCGACGATGCGGGCGGAGAGGACGACCAGGGGCAGCCCGCCGCCCGGGTGGGTGGAGCCGCCGACCAGGAACAGCCCGCGGACCGGGGACCGGTTGGGCGGCCGCAGGAACGCCGCCCGGGCCCCGTTCGACGACGAGCCGTAGATCGCGCCGCCGGGGGCCCGGGTGGCCCGGGCCAGGTCGGCCGGCGTGATCACGTGCGAGAACAGCAGCCGGTCGGTGACCGGCAGCCCGCGCCGGGCCAGCAACCCCAGCAGCCGTCCCGCGTAGGACCCGGACAGGGCGGGGGAGTCCCAGTTGAGGGCGCCCGGCCCGGTGCCGTGCCGGGGCGCGTTCACCAGCACGAACCAGGCCTCGTGCCCGTCCGGCCGGACCGCCGGGTCGTCGGGGACGCTGACGTAGATCGTCGGGTCGGCCACCGGCGTGGCCGGATCGCCGAAGACCGCGTCGAACTCGGCGTCGTACGAGGCCGGGAACAGCACGTTGTGGTGGGCGAGGTTCGGGGTCCGGCCGCGGACGCCGAGCAGCATGACGAACCCGGACAGCGACGGGACCGCCTTGCGCAGCCGCCGGGCCAGCGCGGGCCGGGGGAGCAGGTCGCGGTAGACCAGGCCGGCGTCGGCGTTCGCGACGACCACGTCCGCGGGCAGCCGGCCGCCGTCGGCCAGCAGCACGCCGGCGGCCCGGCCGCCCTCGGTCTCGATCCGGGCCACCTCGGTGCCGGTCCGGATCCGGCCGCCGAGCGCGGTGACCCGCCGGGCCAGCTCGTCGGCCAGCGTCCGCAGCCCGCCGCCGAGGTACCAGCCGCCGAAGCGCTGCTCCAGGTACGGCACCACGCCGAGCGCGGCCGGTGCCCGCCGCGGGTCCGACCCGGTGTACGTCGCGTACCGGTCGAGCAGGACCCGCTGCCGCGGGTCGGTGAGGTAGCGCTCGCCGAGCCAGCGCAGCGTCCGTCCGGGCGCGATCGTGCGCAGGTCGCCGACCCGGACCGCCTGCCGGGCCAGGTCCCGTACGCCGTCGATCGGCGACTCCAGGAACGGCCGCCGGACCGCGGTCCAGATCTGCTCGGACCGGGCCAGCAGCCGGCGCCAGTCCGCGCCCGCCGGCGGCCCGAAGGCCGCGTCCATCCGGGCGCAGGTGGTGTCGAGGTCGCCGCTGGTGTCCAGCCGGGTCCCGTCGGCGAACCGGTGCCGGATCAGCGGGTCGAGCGGCTGCAGGTCCAGCCCGGCCGGCCAGGGGTCGCCGGTGGCCGCGAACAGGTCGGCGAACACCTCGGGCATGGTCAGCAGCGACGGCCCGGTGTCGAACCGGAACGTGCCGGCCGCGGTGTGCCGCTCCAGCAGCCCGAGCTTGCCGCCGACCACCTCGGCCCGCTCACAGACGGTGACGTCGTGCCCGCCGGCGGCGAGCCGGGCCGCGGCGGCCAGCCCGCCGACGCCGGCGCCGATCACGACGACCCGGCTCACGGGAGCGGCCGTCCCTTCCAGCGCAGAGCGCCTGCGCGGTGACGATTTAGCGAACGCGCTGTGAGCCCCGCGAACATCGCGACGGATGCGGGGTGAGCGAGCGCGTCCGGCCAGATCCGGCCGCCGGTCCGCCGCGCGGTCACCACCCGTCCGGTCACTCCCGCAGCGTATCCGGCCAGCCCGAGCCGCGATCCGGCGAGCGCCGCCAGCGGCGGGACGAGGTAGGCCAGTGCCATCAGACCGGACACCGCGACCGCGCCGGCCGGCGGGCCGAAGGCCGACCAGAGCGACTTCGTGTAGCCCTCCCGCAGCGACGGCCAGTCCTCGTACATCCGGCAGTCGGCCAGCGTGGTGCCGTCGGCGACGCCGCCGCGGCCGCCGGCCCGCTTCACCGCGCGCAGCAACGCGACGTCCTCGACCACCTCGGCCCGGACGGCCGCGTGCCCACCGGCCCTGTCGTACGCGGCCCGGCGGACGGCCAGCAGCTGCCCGTTCGCGGCCGAGAGCGACTCCCGGGGCGAGCGCTCGGCCAGCCGCAGCGGCAAGAACGTGAGCCAGGACCACTGCAGCAGCGGCTGCACCAGCCGCTCGGCCGGGCTGACCGCGACCTGCCGGGGATAGGGCGAGACCAGGTCGAGCCCGCGCAGCAGGCCGGCCGTGGCGACGATCGCGCCGGGCCGCAGCCGGACGTCGGCGTCGAGGAAGACGAGCACGTCCGAGGCCGGGTCGGCGGCGTCGGCCAGCTGCTGGCACGCGTACGGCTTGCCCAGCCAGCCCGGTGGCAGCAGCCGCCCGGTCAGCACCCGGACCCCCAGCGCCCGGGCCAGCTCGCCGGTCCCGTCGGCCGACCCGTCGTCGAGCACGAGCACCTCGGCGACGCCCTCCTGGGCCAGCACCGCGGTCAGGCAGTCCCGGACGTTCGCGGCCTCGTCCCGCATCGGGATCAGCACCGAGACCCGCTCGGGCCCCGGCGCCGCGGCCGGGTCCGGTCGCCGCAGCAGCCTCGCGTTCACCGCCGCGTGCACGGCCCCGGCCGCGGCCAGCGCCGACCCGAGGGCCACCAGCCGTCTCATCGCGGCAGCGGCGCCGGCCGGCGCAGCGTCGCGACCAGCGGCAGGGCGACCGCGCCCATGCCGAGCCCGCCCCACAGGGCGCTGCCGGGCAGCCCGAAGAACGCGAGATGGGCGAACACCGAGGAGAAGTACGTCCAGAGGTAGAGCCCGTACGCGACCGGGTCCAGGGACGACCGGACGGCCGGGACGGACGGGTGCAGCAGCGCCATGAGCAGCGTGGCGACCACGGCCCAGCCGGCGTAGTTGGTCAGCGGCACGTCCGGGACCCACGGCAGCGCGGGGGACGGGTCGAACCAGCGCCAGTGCCCGGCGTCGACCATCTGCGGGTCCAGGAACAGGTCCCAGGAGGCCAGCGCGGCCGCCGAGACGAGCACCCGCGCCCACCGCCCGCGGGCCAGCCGGATCCCGACCAGGAACGCCGGCCAGGCCATCATCACCCAGGCCAGCGGGATCACCAGCGGGACGCCGGCGAGTTCCGGCCCGAGCGTGTCCCCGTACGCGTAGTGGCCGAACGGGACGCCGGTGGCGACGCCCACGGACTCGGCCAGGAAGCCGAGTCCGCCCGCGACGAGCAGCAGGATGCCGGCGGTGGCCGGACCGCGGGTGAGCGCCGCGTGCGCCAGCGACGCCACCGCGAACAGCAGCACGGTCGCGATCGTCAGCCCGTCCCGGGCCGACCCCACCGGCACCAGCGGGTACGCGATCTGGGCCAGCACGACGGCCCCCGCGAGGACCGCGACGGCCCGACTACGCACCGGGGCCCAGCGGCATCCGCACGCCCAGCACGGCGAACGGCCGGGCGTCGCCGGGGAAGAGATGGTGCCGGAGCAGGTCGACGAACCCCATCGACCGGTAGAGCCGCCAGGCCCGGGTGTCGCCCTCGGGTGTCGACAGCAGCACCGCGTGCTGGTCCAACCCCTCCACCAGCGTGCGCAGCAGCACCCGCCCGGCCCCGTGGCCCTGGTACGCCGGCCGCACGTGCAGCTCGGAGAGCTCGAACGCGCCCCGCAGCCACCGGTCGGCCACCTGCGGCACCAGCGCGGTCCGGACCTGGTCGTGCCACCACTGGCCGGGGGCGACGGCGTACCCGTAGCCGAAGCCGAGCAGCTCGTCGGCGCGGCCGAGGCCGTCGCCCTCGCCGAGCGCGGCGACCGCGCGGAACGCCGGCCGGCGGGTGTGGGCCAGCGCGAACCCGGCCCGGTGCTGGCCGGCCTCGGGCGGGTAGCCCATCGCCTCGGCGTACACGGCCATCGCCTCGGTCATGCGCTCGCGCGCCTCCACCGGGCTCCAGCGGGTGATCTTCATGCCAGCGGGTCCCTGCCGTCGACCGAACCGTCAGCCGCCTCGACCGCGAAGCGGGCGAACAGCTCCTCCGCGAACCAGCCCTCGGGGCCGGTGCGGGCCACCGCCTCCCGGTGCGCGTCCCCCGCGTACGCGAACCCGCGCAGCGCCGCGGCCGACTCCCAGAGGGAGAACGTGCCCTGGAACCCGATCGGGGCCTCGCCGATGCCGAAGGCGAAGCGCAGCCCGGGCCGGCCGAGCAGGTCGGCCGACACGGCCGGCACCGCCCGCCAGAACGACCGGGCCCGGGTCGGGGCCAGCCGGGCCCGGGTCACCGCCACGACCGGACCGTCCCAGCGCCCGCCGGCCGGGGTGCCGAACGGCTGCCGCCCGGACCACCGGCCACGGGACGCCAGCGGCCGCAGCTCCACCCGCCAGGACTCCTCGGCCAGCCGCCGCCAGCGGGTCGCGACCGCGGACCGCTCGAACGCCCGCGCCGCGGCCCGGTCCGACCAGGTGGTCAGCAGACCCCACTGCCGCGGATCGGCGTCGCGGACGGTGAAGGTGCGGCCGTCCCCGGTCCCGAACAGCTTCGCGAACCGCACCCCCGGGATCACCCGTACCGGCCGCCGGTCGGCGCCCATCCGCAGCACCGCGGCCGGCACCGCGCGCCGCGGAACCCGCCACAGGTGCAGCGTCACCAGCTCCGGCACGGGCTCCCGCATTCGCAGAGGGTAAGTCGAACGTGTCCGGCCTGCTCAGCCGACCTCCGCCGCGGTCCCGCCGGTGATCCGGACCAGCTCCTCGTACGTCGTGGAGAACACCGAGTGCGGCACCCCGGCCGAGGCCCAGACCACGTCGTGGTCGGCCAGCAGGACGTCGACCAGCGTGCGCAGCGGGGCCGGGTGGCCGAGCGGGGCGACGCCGCCGATCGGCTGACCGGTCGCCGCCCGGACGAACTCCGGCGTGGCCCGGTCGAGCGCGGCGATGCCGAGCAGCGCCGCGACCTTGGCCGTGTCGACCCGGTGGGCGCCGCTGGTCAGCACCAGCAGCGGCTCGCCGGCGGCGTCGAAGACCAGCGAGTTGGCGATCGCGCCGACCTCGACGCCGAGGGCCGCGGCGGCGAGCGCGGCCGTCCGCACCTCCGCGGTGAGCTCGACGACCTCGCCGGTCGCGCCGGCCGCGGCCAGGGCTTCGGTCACCTTCCGTACACCGGGGTGCTCCGCCTTCGTCACGCCGCTCACCCTAAGGGCGGGGCCGAGCGAGATACCTGTCCGCCTCGCGGGGGTGTGGCGCTCATCGACCCGTCACTACAGTGATACCCGGTTCGGCTGGACTGTGCGCCGACGACGAGGGGAAGTCATCGTGGACCTGGACCGGCGGCAGTTCCTGGCAGGCGCGGCCACGGTCGCCGGAGCGGCGGCGGCAGGGGTGGCGGCCGGCGCCGGTCCCGCGGCCGCGCGCACCGGAGCGAACGGTCGCCCCGGGCTCCAGCCGACCTGACCCCGGTCGACCTGCAGCTCAGTCCCGGCCGAGCAGAGGCTCGTCGGTGGAGCGGACGTCGGCGGCCGGCAGGCCGTCGGGGTGCGTCTCGCGGACCCGGTCCACCACCTCGACCGCGATCTCCAGGTGCCAGCGCTTGGTCGCGGTGTAGAACTCCTGGGCGGCCTCGGACAGCTTGGGCCGCCCGTGCAGCGGCTTGTCGCTGACCGCGAGCAGGGTCGCGGTCGGCACCCGGTAGCGGAAGCCGTTCGCGGCCACGGTCGCGGACTCCATGTCGACCGCGACAGACCGGGACAGCCGCATGTCGTCGAGCACCGTGCCCTGCTCGAACTCCCAGTTCCGGTTCGCGGTCGTGTAGACCGTCCCCAGCCGGTACGGCACGTCGCGGCGGACGATCGCGTCCAGCAGGTAGCTGTTGAGCCGGTGGTTAGAGGCCACCGGCACGCTCGTCGGCAGCACGTGGTCGAGCACCCCGTCGGCCCGGTGGTACGTCGTGGCCAGCACCAGGTCGCCGATGTCCTGGTGGTTCCGCAGCCCGCCGCAGTGCCCGATCATCAGCATCACGTCCGGCCGGAGCACCGCGATGTGGTCGGTGATGGTCTTCGCGTTCGACGGGCCGACGCCGATGTCGACCAGCGTGATGCCGTCCCGGCCGGGACGGGTCGCGTGCCAGGCCGGCATCTGCCGTCCGGGCGCGGCCGGGCCGATCGCGTCCGGGAACGCCTCCCGGAACGCCTCGACGTGCCAGGAGTAGTTCGTGAACAGCACGTACCGCTGGAAGGCCTCGGCCGGCGTCCCGGTGTAGTGGGCGAGACGGTCCAGCGACAGCGCCATCCGCTCCGGCCGGAACAGGAACAGCTTCTTGCGGCGGAGGTCCCAGGCGTCCTCGTCCAGCGCGTCGAGCACGGCCGGGTCGAACAGGTCCAGGGCCGGACGCTTCTTCTCCGCCGACACCCGGGCCCCGGCCTCGGCGAGCTTGCCCAGCTCCCGCTCCAGGTACGGCCGGATCGCCGACGCGCAGGCGAACTCGCCCTCCAGCACCGGGTTGTGCCGGGACCACGGCCGCTCGACGGTCAGCGCGCCGTAGAACCCGGCCGCGTCGGCCGCCTCCAGGCGGTCGCACAGCTCGGCGACGCCGTCCGGGATGTCCTCGGGCTTCCTCTGGGCGAAGTCGATCGTCAGCGGCACCGGACCAGACTACTTAGACGTGGATGCCGCACTCGGTCTTGGCCGTGCCGGCCCAGCGGCCCGAGCGCGGGTCGGCGCCGGCCTCGACCCGGGCCGTGCAGGGCTCGCAGCCGATCGACGGGTAGCCGTCGCCGACGAGCGGGTTCACCAGGACGTTCCGCTCGACGATGTACGCGTCCACGTCGTCCTGGGTCCAGCAGGCCAGCGGGTGCACCTTGACGATCGCCCGGCGCGCGTCCCACTTCACCACCGGGGTGTCGGCCCGGGACGGCGACTCGTCCCGGCGCACCCCGGAGATCCAGGCCGAGAACGGCTCCAGCGCCCGGCCCAGCGGCTCCACCTTGCGCAGCCAGCAGCAGCGGTCGGGGTCGCGCTCGTGCAGCCGCGGCAGCAGGTCCGCGTCCTGCTCGGCCACCGTCCACAGCGGCAGCACCGTACGGACGTCGACCGGCAGGGTCGCGGCGACCGCGTCCCGGGTGCCGATGGTCTCGGCGAAGTGGTAGCCGGTGTCCAGGAAGTACACCGGGATGCCGGGGCGGGCCCGGCCGGCCAGGTCGGCCAGCACCGCGTCGGTCATCGAGGAGGACACGCAGACCTGGTCCTCGAACGTCTCCGAGGCCCAGCGCAGCACCTCCAGCGGGTGCGCGCCGTCGAGGTCGCGGGCGGCCTGTTCGGCCAGCCGCTTGAGCCGGGGCCACTGATCCTGGGGCGCGCTCATCGCGCCACCTCCACGCGCTCGGGGGCGGCCGCAGCCGTCGGCTTGACGGACCGGAGCGCGAAGGCACGCCGGCAGGACTCGCACTGCCATTCCCCGTGCGTCTCCCCGTACGGGCGGAGCTCCTCGTCCCCGCAGTACGGGCAGAAGAAGGGCGACGACCCGTGGCCGCTCATCGCAGCCACCCCTCGTCGGCCCGGGCCGCGTACGTGGCGAAGGTCTCGTCGGTCTCCCGGTGCTCGAGGTAGCCCCGCAGCACCCGCTCGACGTAGTCGGCGGCCTCGTCCGCCTCCACCTTCAGACCGCGGAACTTGCGACCCAGGGCCGCGTCCGCGCCCAGGTGACCGCCGAGGTGGACCTGGTAGACGTCCACGTCCTCGCCGTCCGGCCCGCGCGCCACCGAGCCCTTGAAGCCGATGTCGGCGACCTGGAAGCGGGCGCAGGAGTTCGGGCAGCCGTTGACGTTGATCGTCACCGGCTCCGGGAAGTCGGGCAGCCGCCGGTCCAGCTCCTGGTAGAGCGCCTGCGCGCGGCCCTTGGTCTCGACGATCGCCAGCTTGCAGAACTCGATCCCGGTGCAGGCCATCGTGCCCTCGCGGAACGCGCTCGGGTGCACCGGCAGGTCCTCGGCGGCCAGCTCGGCCACCAGCGCGTCCGTACGGTCCGCGGGCACGTCGAGGATGATCAGCTGCTGCTGGGCGGTGGCCCGGACGCGGCCCTGGCCGTACTCGGCGGCGAGGCCGGCGATCCGGGCCAGCTGGGTGCCGGAGGTACGGCCGACCCGCAGCGCGAAGCCGACCGCGTAGTTGCCGTCGACCTGCTCGGTCAGGCCGAGGTGGCCGCGGGCGCCCTCGTACCGGACCGGGGCCGGGCCGTCGGGCAGCGGGGAGGTGAGGAACTCCTTCTCCAGGACCTCCCGGAACCGCTCCGTACCCCAGTCGGCCAGCAGGAACTTGATCCGGGCGTGCTGCCGGGAGCGGCGGTAGCCGTGCTCGCGGAACAGCGTGGTCACCCCGGCCCAGACCTCGGCGATCCGCTCGGGCTCGACGAACGCGCCCAGCCGCTGGCCGAACTTGGGGTTGGTGGACAGCCCGCCGCCGACCCAGAGGTCGTAGCCGGGGGTGCCGTCCGGGCCGGTGACCCCGACGAACGCGACGTCGTTGATCTCGTGGTTGGTGCAGTGCTCGGCGCAACCGGAGATCGAGGTCTTGAACTTGCGGGGCAGGTTGGAGAACTCCGGGTCGCCGATGTAGCGGTCCCGGACCTCCCGCAGCGACGGGCTCGCGTCCAGCAGCTCGTCCTTGGCCACGCCGGCCAGCGGGCAGCCGAGGATGACCCGTGGGGTGTCCCCGCACGCCTCGGTGGTGTCGAGGCCGACCGCCTCCAGCCGGCGCCAGATCTCCGGCACGTCCTCGATCCGGATCCAGTGCAGCTGGACGTTCTGGCGGTCTGTGACATCGGCCACATCGCGGCCGAACTCGGTCGCGATGTCGGCGATCGCCGACAACTGCTCGGTGTTCAACGCTCCGCCGTCGATGCGGACGCGGAGCATGAAGTAGCGGTCCTCGAGCTCCTCCGGCTCCAGCACCGCGGTGCGGCCGCCGGGGATGCCGGGGGCGCGCTGGGTGTAGAGCCCGAGCCAGCGGAACCGGTTGCGCAGGTCGGCCGGGTCGATGCTGTCGAACCCGGTGTACTGGTACCGGTCGATGATCCGCTGCTTGGCGTGCAGGCCGTCGTCGTCGCGCTTGACCCGCTCGTTCGGGTTCAGCGGCTCACGATGGCCCAGGGCCCACTGGCCCTGCCCGCGTTGGGGCGGCATGAAGGTCTGATCCTCCGGCAGTCTGGCTGTGCGGCGCTCTCACGCCGCCGGGGCTGTGGTCAGCCCTGACAGACCGCGCTGTCGACCCGCCGGAGGTCGATGTGCCGACGCGAGACGAGGTGTACCGACACCAGTCGCTCGCTCGGAGTCACGCCCTCAACAGTCGCACATCCGCGCGCGTACGGCCACTGTCCTCGCGGGCTGGGATCATGGCCGGCGATGGGCACCTATCCGCTGCTGCTGGAGCTGGCCGGCCGCCGCGTCGTCGTGGTCGGCGGCGGCGCCGTCGCGCTGCGCCGGGTGACCGGGCTGCGGGCGGCCGGAGCCTCGGTCGCCGTCGTCGCCCCGGTGGTGTCGCCGGAGATCACAGAACTGTCAGAGGTCGCTGTTTCACTCCGCGGCTATGAGGACGGAGATCTCGCCGGCGCCTGGCTGGCCCACGCCTGCACGGACGATCCGGTGGTGAACGCGGCCGTCGCCGCGGAGGCGGCCCGGCTGCGGATCCCGTGCGTACGGGCCGACGACCCGGCCGGCGGCTCGGCCCGGACGCCCGCGGTGGCCCGGACCGGCGACCTGGTCGTCGCGGTCGGCTCGGCCGGCGACCCCGACCCGGGCCGGGTGCGCGCGGTCCGGGACGCGGTCGCGCTGCTGCTGGAGACCGGCGAGCTGCCGCTGCGGCGGCGCCGGTCCGGGCCCGGGCGGGTCGCCCTGGTCGGCGGCGGGCCGGGCGCGCCGGGGCTGATCACCGTCCGGGGCCGGCGGCTGCTGGCCGAGGCCGACGTGGTCGTGGTCGACCGGCTCGCGCCGCGGGCCCTGCTGGACCGGCTCGACCCGGACGTCGAGGTCGTCGACGTGGGCAAGACGCCGCACGGCGCCGGCCCGACCCAGGCCGACATCTCGGCGCTGCTGGTCGAGCGGGCCGGGCGCGGGCTGCGGGTGGTGCGGCTGAAGGGCGGCGACCCGTTCGTGCTCGGGCGCGGCGGCGAGGAGGTCGCGGCCTGCGTCGCGGCCGGCGTCCCGGTCGAGGTGGTGCCGGGGGTGACCTCGGCGGTGGCCGGACCGGCGGCGGCCGGCATCCCGGTGACCCACCGGGGCGTGGCGGCCGACTTCGCCGTGGTCTCCGGGCACGTCGAGCCGGGCGCGGTGCCGGGCTCGGCGCCCGGGTCGGTGATCGACTGGCAGGCGCTGGCCGACGGGCCGGCCACGCTGGTGCTGCTGATGGCCCTGGACCGGGTCGGCGCGGCGGCCGCGGAGCTGGTCAAGCGGGGCCGGCCCGGGACGACGCCGGTGGCCGTGGTCCGGCGGGCCACGCTGCCCGATCAGCAGGTGCTGGTGGCCACTCTGGACACGGTCGGCGCGGCTGTCGCCGAGGCCGGGTTGCGGCCGCCGGCGGTCGTCGTGGTGGGCGAGGTGGTCGGTCTCCGGGACCGGCTCTGGGGCGGGTCCCCGCCTCTCTCATACCCCATCTGACCT is part of the Mycobacteriales bacterium genome and harbors:
- the crtI gene encoding phytoene desaturase family protein: MSRVVVIGAGVGGLAAAARLAAGGHDVTVCERAEVVGGKLGLLERHTAAGTFRFDTGPSLLTMPEVFADLFAATGDPWPAGLDLQPLDPLIRHRFADGTRLDTSGDLDTTCARMDAAFGPPAGADWRRLLARSEQIWTAVRRPFLESPIDGVRDLARQAVRVGDLRTIAPGRTLRWLGERYLTDPRQRVLLDRYATYTGSDPRRAPAALGVVPYLEQRFGGWYLGGGLRTLADELARRVTALGGRIRTGTEVARIETEGGRAAGVLLADGGRLPADVVVANADAGLVYRDLLPRPALARRLRKAVPSLSGFVMLLGVRGRTPNLAHHNVLFPASYDAEFDAVFGDPATPVADPTIYVSVPDDPAVRPDGHEAWFVLVNAPRHGTGPGALNWDSPALSGSYAGRLLGLLARRGLPVTDRLLFSHVITPADLARATRAPGGAIYGSSSNGARAAFLRPPNRSPVRGLFLVGGSTHPGGGLPLVVLSARIVDTLIGPA
- a CDS encoding glycosyltransferase: MRRLVALGSALAAAGAVHAAVNARLLRRPDPAAAPGPERVSVLIPMRDEAANVRDCLTAVLAQEGVAEVLVLDDGSADGTGELARALGVRVLTGRLLPPGWLGKPYACQQLADAADPASDVLVFLDADVRLRPGAIVATAGLLRGLDLVSPYPRQVAVSPAERLVQPLLQWSWLTFLPLRLAERSPRESLSAANGQLLAVRRAAYDRAGGHAAVRAEVVEDVALLRAVKRAGGRGGVADGTTLADCRMYEDWPSLREGYTKSLWSAFGPPAGAVAVSGLMALAYLVPPLAALAGSRLGLAGYAAGVTGRVVTARRTGGRIWPDALAHPASVAMFAGLTARSLNRHRAGALRWKGRPLP
- a CDS encoding carotenoid biosynthesis protein, which translates into the protein MRSRAVAVLAGAVVLAQIAYPLVPVGSARDGLTIATVLLFAVASLAHAALTRGPATAGILLLVAGGLGFLAESVGVATGVPFGHYAYGDTLGPELAGVPLVIPLAWVMMAWPAFLVGIRLARGRWARVLVSAAALASWDLFLDPQMVDAGHWRWFDPSPALPWVPDVPLTNYAGWAVVATLLMALLHPSVPAVRSSLDPVAYGLYLWTYFSSVFAHLAFFGLPGSALWGGLGMGAVALPLVATLRRPAPLPR
- a CDS encoding GNAT family N-acetyltransferase → MKITRWSPVEARERMTEAMAVYAEAMGYPPEAGQHRAGFALAHTRRPAFRAVAALGEGDGLGRADELLGFGYGYAVAPGQWWHDQVRTALVPQVADRWLRGAFELSELHVRPAYQGHGAGRVLLRTLVEGLDQHAVLLSTPEGDTRAWRLYRSMGFVDLLRHHLFPGDARPFAVLGVRMPLGPGA
- a CDS encoding monooxygenase, whose protein sequence is MREPVPELVTLHLWRVPRRAVPAAVLRMGADRRPVRVIPGVRFAKLFGTGDGRTFTVRDADPRQWGLLTTWSDRAAARAFERSAVATRWRRLAEESWRVELRPLASRGRWSGRQPFGTPAGGRWDGPVVAVTRARLAPTRARSFWRAVPAVSADLLGRPGLRFAFGIGEAPIGFQGTFSLWESAAALRGFAYAGDAHREAVARTGPEGWFAEELFARFAVEAADGSVDGRDPLA
- a CDS encoding YbaK/EbsC family protein, which codes for MTKAEHPGVRKVTEALAAAGATGEVVELTAEVRTAALAAAALGVEVGAIANSLVFDAAGEPLLVLTSGAHRVDTAKVAALLGIAALDRATPEFVRAATGQPIGGVAPLGHPAPLRTLVDVLLADHDVVWASAGVPHSVFSTTYEELVRITGGTAAEVG
- a CDS encoding phosphoadenylyl-sulfate reductase — translated: MSAPQDQWPRLKRLAEQAARDLDGAHPLEVLRWASETFEDQVCVSSSMTDAVLADLAGRARPGIPVYFLDTGYHFAETIGTRDAVAATLPVDVRTVLPLWTVAEQDADLLPRLHERDPDRCCWLRKVEPLGRALEPFSAWISGVRRDESPSRADTPVVKWDARRAIVKVHPLACWTQDDVDAYIVERNVLVNPLVGDGYPSIGCEPCTARVEAGADPRSGRWAGTAKTECGIHV
- a CDS encoding nitrite/sulfite reductase, with translation MPPQRGQGQWALGHREPLNPNERVKRDDDGLHAKQRIIDRYQYTGFDSIDPADLRNRFRWLGLYTQRAPGIPGGRTAVLEPEELEDRYFMLRVRIDGGALNTEQLSAIADIATEFGRDVADVTDRQNVQLHWIRIEDVPEIWRRLEAVGLDTTEACGDTPRVILGCPLAGVAKDELLDASPSLREVRDRYIGDPEFSNLPRKFKTSISGCAEHCTNHEINDVAFVGVTGPDGTPGYDLWVGGGLSTNPKFGQRLGAFVEPERIAEVWAGVTTLFREHGYRRSRQHARIKFLLADWGTERFREVLEKEFLTSPLPDGPAPVRYEGARGHLGLTEQVDGNYAVGFALRVGRTSGTQLARIAGLAAEYGQGRVRATAQQQLIILDVPADRTDALVAELAAEDLPVHPSAFREGTMACTGIEFCKLAIVETKGRAQALYQELDRRLPDFPEPVTINVNGCPNSCARFQVADIGFKGSVARGPDGEDVDVYQVHLGGHLGADAALGRKFRGLKVEADEAADYVERVLRGYLEHRETDETFATYAARADEGWLR
- the cobA gene encoding uroporphyrinogen-III C-methyltransferase, with amino-acid sequence MGTYPLLLELAGRRVVVVGGGAVALRRVTGLRAAGASVAVVAPVVSPEITELSEVAVSLRGYEDGDLAGAWLAHACTDDPVVNAAVAAEAARLRIPCVRADDPAGGSARTPAVARTGDLVVAVGSAGDPDPGRVRAVRDAVALLLETGELPLRRRRSGPGRVALVGGGPGAPGLITVRGRRLLAEADVVVVDRLAPRALLDRLDPDVEVVDVGKTPHGAGPTQADISALLVERAGRGLRVVRLKGGDPFVLGRGGEEVAACVAAGVPVEVVPGVTSAVAGPAAAGIPVTHRGVAADFAVVSGHVEPGAVPGSAPGSVIDWQALADGPATLVLLMALDRVGAAAAELVKRGRPGTTPVAVVRRATLPDQQVLVATLDTVGAAVAEAGLRPPAVVVVGEVVGLRDRLWGGSPPLSYPI